Within the Catenulispora sp. GP43 genome, the region ACTGCTGCGGATGCTGGAGGCCGGGCAGCTCGACGTCGGCCCCATGGTCACCCACCGCTTCGCCCTCGATGATTTCGAACAGGCCTACCAGGTCTTCGCCGACGCCGCGGACACCGGCGCGCTCAAGGTGGTCCTGAGCCGGAGCTGACCGAGAGCTGCCTGGTTCGCCGCTCGAAGCTTCCCGTCAAGCTCATCATCGATGACTGCCGCGTCGGCCTCGGCGCAGCGTCGGCCCATTATCAGCGCCGGCACCCCCGACGCGAGGAGCACACCATGCGATCCGAAGAAGACACCAGGTCGGCGCGGACCCGTGGCATCGAGGTCCGCCCGCTGCCGACGGCCCGTCGGCTGGCGATCGGCGCCGATCGGGCGGGCCGTCACCGGTCCACCATGCACTACCTGATGACGGCCGACGTGACAGCCGCGCGCAGGCTGATGGCGATGTCGCCGGAGACGTTGTCCCTCACCGGCTTCGTCACAGCGTCCGTGGCACGGGCCGCGGCCGAGCATCCCACGGTGCACGCCTACCGGGACTGGCGCGGACGGCTGATCGTGCATCGCCACGTCGACGTCATGGTCCCGGTCCAGGATGAACGGGGGTCCCGTACCGTGTTCCACGTCGTCCGCGACGCCGACGCGCGCGACGTCACGCGGATATCCACGGAACTGCTCGCCGCCGAAACCTCATCCGTCTCAGGGGTCTTCGAGCGCTTCCCCCTGCTCGCCAGGATCCCCGGCCTCGTCCGCACTGTGTACACGGTCTTGGACCGCTCGGTGCGGCTGCGCCAGCGGATGGGCACGGTGATGGTCACCACCACCGGTATGCACGACGTCGGCGAGGCGTTCGGCGTTCCGGCGTCCACGCTGATGCCCCTGCACGTGGTGATCGGCAGCGTCAGCGACCGCCCGCACCAGACGGGCAACGTCATCGAACGGCACGACATCCTCAACCTGACCCTGGTCTTCGACCACGGCCTGGTGGGCGAAGCGGAGGCGGCGCGTTTCGCCACACGGCTGTGCTCCGCCATCGAACGCGCGGAGGTCCTCCACCCCCTGCGGACCAGGAAGCCTTGGCGGCAGGCAATAGTGCTGCCCCAGCCACAAAGAGCGTCACAGACGGCGTCGGCGAACGGCGCCCACGACCGCTGACGACGTACCCCAATCGCTCCGCTGAGCCGGCAGGCGACCGCGGTTGTCTCCAGATGTCTCCTCGGCTACGGCTCGGCCCAGTACCGGGGCACGACCACGACCGGGCACGGCGCCCGGTACAGCAGATGCCGGCTCACCGAGCCCAGCTCGGGGACCGGCGGCACCGTGCGGCCGCGCGTGCCGACGACGAGCAGCGACTCGGCCTGCCCGATCTCCGTCAGCACCTCGCGCGGGCGTCCGTGGACCACCAGGGTCCGCACCCGCACGTCGGGGTACTTCTCACACCAGCCGGCCAACGACTCGGCCACCATGCGCTCGGCCCCCGCGCGCACCGACATGGCGTCGAAGTCGATCGGAAGCACCCCGCCCGGGTTGCGCGGCCCGGGCCTGGACCAGGCGTGAACGACGGCGAGACGACGACCGCGCAGGTCCGCCTCGGCGAAGGCGAAGCCCACCGCGGCCCGGGAAGGCGGCGAGCCGTCGACGCCGACGGCGATCGAGCCGTTCGGAGTGCCGCGGCCGGCGGTCACCAGAACCGGGCATGACGCGCGCAGGGCCAAGCCGCCGGCGACCGTCTCGACCAGTGCCCGGGCCGGCGCGCGCAGGCCGCATCCGCCGATGACCACGAGTTCGGCGTCGCCCGACGCCTGAACCAGCACCGGCTGTGCGAACCCTCTGGCCACCTCCCCGGTCACGGTGAGCTCTGGATGTGCGGCCGAGGCCTGCCTCATCGCCCGGGTGACCCAGCGCCCCGGCGCGTCGGGCAACGGCCCGGCGTCCGTGCTCGCGGCCGTGGCGAAGGGGTCGGCATGGACCACGTGCAGCGGGCACCGGCGCAGCGCCGCCTCGGCCGCCGCCGCGTCGAGGGCGACGAGGCTGTCGTCGGTCTCGTCGACTCCGACGACCACGCGGTGACCGGTGCCGGTCATGTCGCGTGCTCCCGGAGCGGGCGCTCGACCGCGGCGAACGCCGGCCAGGACATCGAGTCCCCGGCAGCGGCCCCGGACTGCACGGCCAGGACCAGGTATGCCATCACTTCGTCGAGACGATGTTCGTCCATGTATCCAGGACATGTCCTGGATACATGGACGAACAGGGCCGATGGTCCCGTTTCGACGGCGGTGCCGCCGCCGGGGCCCGAGGCGCCGCGCGATCAGGGCGCCTTGCCGAGCAGGGTGGCGCGTCCGGCCTCCAGCCGCGCGGCCGGGACCCGGTAGGGCGAGCAGGAGACATAGTCCAACCCGGCCTCGTCGAAGTACCGGATCGACTCCGGGTCGCCTCCGTGTTCGCCGCACACGCCGAGCCCCAGGTCGGGCTTCACCGCGCGGCCCGCCACCGCCGCCGTGCGGACCAGCTGCCCCACCACCGGGTCGATGGTCTGGAAGGGGGACGTCTGGAACACCGCGCGGTCCAGGTACGCGGGGAAGAACGAGGCCTCGACGTCGTCGCGGGAGAAGCCCCAGGTCGTCTGGGTCAGATCGTTGGTGCCGAAGGAGAAGAAGTCGGCGGCCTCGGCGATCTGACCGGCGGTGAGCGCCGCGCGCGGCAGCTCGATCATGGTGCCGATCGGGCAGGGCACGGTGACGCCGGTGGCCGCGGCGACCTCGGCCAGGACCTGCTCGACCTCCAGCCGGACGATGCGCAGCTCGCGGGCGTCGCCCACGAGCGGGACCATGATCTCCGGCCGCGGGTCGAATCCGTCCGCGCGCAACGCCGCCGCCGCCTCGGCCAGGGCCCGCACCT harbors:
- a CDS encoding 2-oxo acid dehydrogenase subunit E2 encodes the protein MRSEEDTRSARTRGIEVRPLPTARRLAIGADRAGRHRSTMHYLMTADVTAARRLMAMSPETLSLTGFVTASVARAAAEHPTVHAYRDWRGRLIVHRHVDVMVPVQDERGSRTVFHVVRDADARDVTRISTELLAAETSSVSGVFERFPLLARIPGLVRTVYTVLDRSVRLRQRMGTVMVTTTGMHDVGEAFGVPASTLMPLHVVIGSVSDRPHQTGNVIERHDILNLTLVFDHGLVGEAEAARFATRLCSAIERAEVLHPLRTRKPWRQAIVLPQPQRASQTASANGAHDR
- a CDS encoding universal stress protein, which translates into the protein MTGTGHRVVVGVDETDDSLVALDAAAAEAALRRCPLHVVHADPFATAASTDAGPLPDAPGRWVTRAMRQASAAHPELTVTGEVARGFAQPVLVQASGDAELVVIGGCGLRAPARALVETVAGGLALRASCPVLVTAGRGTPNGSIAVGVDGSPPSRAAVGFAFAEADLRGRRLAVVHAWSRPGPRNPGGVLPIDFDAMSVRAGAERMVAESLAGWCEKYPDVRVRTLVVHGRPREVLTEIGQAESLLVVGTRGRTVPPVPELGSVSRHLLYRAPCPVVVVPRYWAEP